From Vigna unguiculata cultivar IT97K-499-35 chromosome 5, ASM411807v1, whole genome shotgun sequence, the proteins below share one genomic window:
- the LOC114183186 gene encoding protein EPIDERMAL PATTERNING FACTOR 2: protein MTRTSTSLHAAAFFILLLLCLPAFISARHINRSRSHGGEKYRKDGIRMSKVRRERLQHWEGRVGRKDTLEIAGSRLPDCSHACGSCSPCRLVMVSFVCASLAEAESCPMAYKCMCHNKSYPVP, encoded by the exons ATGACGAGGACTTCCACTTCTCTCCACGCTGCTGcatttttcattcttcttttacTCTGTCTTCCTGCATTCATCTCGGCAAGACACATAAACCGCTCACGTTCAC ATGGTGGAGAAAAGTATAGAAAAGATGGAATAAGAATGAGCAAGGTGAGGAGAGAAAGGTTGCAGCATTGGGAAGGAAGAGTGGGAAGAAAAGACACACTAGAAATAGCAGGGTCGAGGTTGCCGGATTGTTCTCATGCGTGTGGATCATGTTCTCCATGCAGGTTGGTGATGGTGAGCTTCGTTTGTGCATCGCTTGCAGAGGCTGAGTCCTGTCCAATGGCTTACAAATGCATGTGCCATAACAAGTCCTATCCTGTCCCATGA
- the LOC114183550 gene encoding uncharacterized protein LOC114183550: MFGILFGWSKASKCKRTIKRARCRLGLLKNKRLAIARQLRKDLAELIQSGHEETALNRVGQLIADESLASAYELLDEFCEFVLKQLSYIRRHRDRPNDINEAVSSLIFASARCGELPELGIIRNLFGQRYGERFATIAVELFPGNLVNKQLKEKLSVKSVPDEIKYRMLDEIARDNCLQQKVLAIEYYPLWKHLQMNEDKGYQLVESDAHKIDSVAGSKVYPSEIEEKKRDVTCANSFSSKTSDSSLPESASAMVPVVQQYPPYIVSFPSEKEVVEIDFPELVSSVSFDTQNKGERMALTCSSQSAPYPEEMVQYVDDMEEFSEAKDCVRQDQMLLKFRCSGFDESDVGEDGSESENSSTRSCRKSKRKQEKRSRRRSLVENLGRMDIGYMIYYHKPCKSLSAQKHRTHYHRKQHKPFVEGILPPSYDGQKRLMLQGFSEEGPRREVFNFQTSGCSLNQPCYFCLYNDEELVTIPQRPNRRSYSNAAEYGAFNYSDCVAANRNHEMCASPKVYNERNSWCSRRIETKGGYSRAVSMPQERHQNGKDNMLRTYSCFSQHPNHVHPKLPDYDEIAAKFTALKRERLENMNCSGDQNK; this comes from the exons ATGTTTGGCATATTGTTCGGTTGGTCCAAAGCTTCTAAATG CAAGAGGACGATCAAAAGAGCACGGTGCCGGCTCGGCCTGCTCAAGAACAAGAGGCTTGCAATAGCGAGGCAACTGCGAAAGGACTTGGCAGAGCTAATACAAAGTGGCCATGAAGAAACTGCACTGAACCGG GTTGGGCAGCTTATAGCAGATGAAAGCCTAGCTTCGGCGTATGAATTGTTAGATGAGTTCTGTGAATTTGTCCTTAAGCAACTCTCCTATATTAGGAGGCACAGGGACCGTCCAAATGACATTAATGAAGCAGTTTCTAGTCTTATATTTGCTTCGGCAAGATGTGGGGAACTTCCTGAGCTTGGTATTATCAGGAACCTCTTTGGACAGCGTTATGGTGAGAGATTTGCAACCATAGCTGTGGAGCTATTTCCTGGGAATCTTGTGAACAAACAA TTGAAAGAGAAGCTCTCTGTAAAGTCTGTGCCGGATGAAATTAAGTACAGAATGTTGGATGAAATAGCCAGAGATAACTGCCTCCAACAAAAGGTTTTAGCCATAGAATACTACCCTCTTTGGAAACATCTGCAG ATGAATGAAGACAAAGGGTATCAACTAGTGGAAAGTGATGCTCACAAAATTGATTCAGTTGCAGGATCTAAAGTCTACCCTTCAGAGattgaagagaagaaaagagacgTGACATGTGCTAATTCATTCAGTTCCAAAACAAGTGATTCATCTCTGCCAGAATCTGCTTCTGCGATGGTTCCTGTTGTTCAGCAATATCCCCCATATATCGTGAGTTTTCCTTCGGAAAAGGAAGTAGTAGAGATAGACTTTCCTGAGCTAGTTTCTTCTGTAAGTTTTGATACACAAAACAAGGGTGAAAGAATGGCTTTAACATGTTCTTCACAAAGTGCTCCGTATCCCGAAGAAATGGTACAATATGTGGATGACATGGAGGAGTTTTCTGAAGCAAAAGATTGTGTCAGGCAAGACCAAATGCTATTGAAGTTCAGATGTTCTGGTTTTGATGAGAGTGATGTGGGTGAAGATGGATCAGAGAGTGAGAACTCAAGCACAAGGAGCTGTAGAAAGAGCAAAAGGAAACAAGAGAAAAGATCAAGAAGGAGATCATTGGTGGAAAACCTAGGCCGTATGGATATTGGATACATGATATATTATCACAAACCATGCAAAAGTCTCTCAGCTCAAAAGCATAGGACTCATTACCACAGAAAGCAGCATAAGCCATTTGTAGAAGGAATTCTCCCACCAAGTTATGATGGGCAGAAGAGACTGATGCTACAGGGTTTCTCTGAAGAAGGCCCAAGAAGAGAAGTTTTCAACTTTCAAACGAGTGGGTGCAGCTTGAACCAGCCTTGTTACTTTTGCCTTTACAATGATGAAGAATTGGTTACCATCCCTCAGAGACCAAACAGGAGGAGTTATAGTAATGCAGCTGAATATGGTGCATTCAACTACTCAGATTGCGTAGCTGCTAACAGAAACCATGAAATGTGTGCTTCTCCCAAAGTGTACAATGAAAGGAACAGTTGGTGCTCAAGGAGAATAGAAACAAAAGGTGGCTATTCAAGGGCCGTGAGCATGCCCCAAGAGAGGCACCAAAACGGCAAAGACAACATGTTAAGGACATATTCATGTTTTTCTCAACATCCAAACCATGTTCATCCGAAGTTGCCAGACTACGATGAAATCGCTGCCAAGTTCACTGCTCTAAAGAGAGAGCGCCTGGAAAACATGAATTGCAGTGGGGACCAAAACAAGTAG
- the LOC114186052 gene encoding uncharacterized protein LOC114186052, translating to MIFNKGSMHSNLDCFVRCTTPVVQSQFLPKSEITSLNRLWHPWERESVEYFTLGDLWNCYDEWSAYGAGVPISLTSGETLVQYYVPYLSAVQIFTSNSFREETESGDCETRDSYSDSFSDESECDKLWRWDGTSSEEGGGSEQDSLWHFNDRLGHLYCQYFERATPYGRVPLMDKITGLAQRYPGLMSLRSVDLSPASWMAVAWYPIYHIPMGRTIKDLSTCFLTYHTLSSSFQGMDLDDDIEGGHEKKKEGEGIALPAFGLATYKMQGGNVWVAGNCGRDQERLLSLLSVADSWLKQLRVQHHDFNHFMGIRHGG from the exons ATGATTTTCAACAAAGGGTCAATGCATTCTAATCTTGATTGTTTCGTACGGTGTACCACACCCGTGGTTCAATCCCAGTTCCTTCCCAAG TCTGAGATCACAAGCCTTAACCGTTTGTGGCATCCGTGGGAGAGAGAAAGCGTGGAATATTTCACGTTGGGGGATCTTTGGAATTGCTATGACGAATGGAGTGCTTATGGAGCCGGAGTTCCCATCTCCTTGACCAGTGGTGAGACACTTGTGCAGTACTACGTGCCTTATCTATCTGCAGTTCAGATATTCACCAGCAACAGTTTCAG GGAAGAGACGGAGTCCGGTGACTGTGAGACCAGGGATTCGTATAGTGATTCTTTCAGCGACGAGAGTGAGTGTGACAAGTTATGGAGGTGGGATGGAACTTCCTCAGAAGAGGGAGGAGGGTCTGAGCAAGACTCTCTCTGGCATTTCAATGACAGATTGGGTCACCTCTATTGCCAGTATTTTGAAAGAGCAACTCCATATGGAAGAGTTCCTCTCATGGACAAG ATTACTGGATTAGCTCAAAGGTACCCTGGGCTGATGTCATTAAGAAGTGTTGATCTTTCGCCAGCAAGTTGGATGGCTGTTGCCTG GTACCCAATATACCATATCCCAATGGGAAGAACAATCAAAGACCtttctacatgcttcctcactTATCATACACTTTCATCATCATTTCAAG GCATGGATCTTGACGATGATATTGAGGGTGGACatgagaagaaaaaggaagggGAAGGCATAGCACTGCCAGCATTTGGTTTGGCAACGTACAAGATGCAAGGAGGGAACGTGTGGGTGGCAGGAAATTGTGGTCGGGACCAAGAAAGGCTATTGTCACTGTTGAGTGTGGCAGATTCATGGTTGAAGCAGCTCAGGGTCCAGCACCATGACTTTAATCACTTCATGGGCATTCGGCATGGTGGCTAA